A part of Dehalococcoidia bacterium genomic DNA contains:
- a CDS encoding carboxyl transferase domain-containing protein, which produces MTIENKPRTIASKIEALRKMREQSRLGGGADRIKQQHARGKLSARERIALLLDEGTFEELDPFVTHRCTDFDLADKKYLGDAVVTGYGYIHGRLAYVYSQDFTIFGGSLSEVVGEKICKVMDMAMKNGAPCIGLNDSGGARIQEGAVSLAGYGNIFLRNTLASGVIPQISVMLGPTAGGAVYSPAITDFIFMVKGISQMYITGPDVIKAVTGEQVTHEELGGAMAHATKSGVCHFVSASEQECFEQIRRLMSFLPQNNTEDPPHVQPTGSPNGIDASLASIVPDDPNKPYDMKEIIRRIADSGDFMEVHEHYAPNILVGFARFNGRPVGIVAQQPMCMAGALDIDASLKGARFIRFCDAFNIPLVTLADVPGFMPGTQQEYGGIIKHGAKLIYAYAEATVPKICIITRKAYGGAFIVMSSKFLRGDINLAWPSAEIAVMGPDGAVNIIHRDAIAKSANPEETRRALIEEYKEKLATPVVAASRGFIDDVIDPRETRTKIIRALEMLQNKRDSLPAKKHGNIPL; this is translated from the coding sequence ATGACCATAGAGAACAAGCCCAGGACCATCGCCTCCAAGATTGAAGCCTTGCGTAAGATGCGCGAGCAGTCCCGGCTGGGCGGCGGCGCCGACCGCATCAAGCAGCAGCACGCCCGCGGCAAACTCTCCGCACGAGAGCGCATCGCCCTCCTCCTGGACGAAGGCACTTTTGAAGAGCTGGACCCCTTCGTCACCCACCGCTGCACGGACTTCGACCTGGCCGACAAGAAATATCTGGGCGACGCCGTCGTCACCGGGTACGGCTACATCCATGGCCGGCTTGCGTACGTGTACTCGCAGGACTTCACCATCTTCGGCGGCTCGCTGTCCGAGGTTGTCGGCGAGAAGATATGCAAGGTCATGGACATGGCCATGAAGAACGGCGCGCCGTGCATCGGCCTGAACGACTCCGGCGGCGCGCGCATCCAGGAAGGGGCGGTCAGCCTGGCGGGCTACGGCAACATCTTCCTGCGCAACACCCTGGCCTCCGGTGTCATCCCGCAGATATCCGTCATGCTGGGGCCCACGGCGGGAGGCGCCGTGTACTCCCCCGCTATCACCGACTTCATCTTCATGGTCAAGGGCATCAGCCAGATGTATATCACCGGGCCGGACGTCATCAAGGCGGTGACCGGCGAGCAGGTGACGCACGAAGAGCTGGGCGGCGCGATGGCCCACGCGACAAAGAGCGGCGTCTGCCATTTCGTCTCCGCAAGCGAGCAGGAGTGCTTCGAGCAGATACGGCGACTGATGAGCTTCCTGCCTCAGAACAACACCGAGGACCCGCCTCACGTCCAGCCCACGGGCAGCCCCAATGGCATTGACGCATCCCTGGCCTCCATCGTGCCGGACGACCCCAACAAGCCCTACGACATGAAGGAAATTATCCGGCGCATCGCGGACAGCGGGGACTTCATGGAGGTCCACGAGCACTACGCCCCGAACATCCTCGTTGGCTTCGCCCGGTTCAACGGCCGCCCCGTGGGCATCGTCGCGCAGCAGCCCATGTGCATGGCCGGCGCGCTCGACATTGACGCCTCCCTCAAGGGCGCCCGCTTCATCCGCTTCTGCGACGCGTTCAACATACCGCTTGTCACCCTTGCGGATGTCCCCGGCTTCATGCCCGGCACCCAGCAGGAGTACGGCGGCATCATCAAGCATGGCGCCAAACTCATCTACGCCTACGCGGAGGCCACCGTCCCCAAAATCTGCATCATCACGCGGAAGGCCTACGGCGGCGCGTTTATCGTTATGTCCAGCAAGTTCCTGCGCGGCGATATCAACCTCGCCTGGCCCTCGGCGGAGATCGCCGTGATGGGGCCGGACGGCGCGGTGAACATCATTCACCGGGACGCCATCGCCAAGTCGGCCAACCCGGAGGAGACGCGGCGCGCGCTCATTGAGGAGTACAAGGAGAAGCTCGCCACTCCCGTTGTCGCCGCCAGCCGGGGCTTCATTGACGACGTGATTGACCCGCGCGAGACCCGGACCAAGATCATCCGCGCGCTGGAGATGCTCCAGAACAAGCGCGACTCCCTGCCCGCGAAGAAACACGGCAACATCCCACTCTAA